CGACGATATGAGCGAACTTTTCGTCCGGAAATCCTAAAAAAGTTCCGATTCTGTTGGCCGGCGCGGTAACTTTTTCAATCACTGAATTTAGTTTTTTTAACCCAACCTGGGTTTGCTGGACGGTCAGGCTTTCTTCAAGAATTTTTTTTCGAAGCGCGTAAATCATCGGATAACGGGGGTCATCCTGAGGGGTAATCGCCAGGATTTGATCGATGATCTGAAGCGGGTCGTTGGTTCTCGATTCAGGGTCTTTTCGCGGGGAACTCATTTTAAATGAATCGCTAATGGCACATTCTCCCACAAAGCTAAATATTTTTCTTTGGCGCTTTATAAAAAATTGTATGACCTGTAACAGGGGTTTGTCAACTTGATTATGGAACCCCGAGAACAGCGATAGAAGCATCTCCTGGATTCCCGCTTTCGCGGGAATGACGAAAAAGAGCTCTCAGGACTTGGATAGAACCGTCATACCCGCGCAAGCGGGTATCCAGTCCTTTCCGACCAAACGGGTGAACATCCCACTTTGCTTAAAACTATCATGGCAGAGAGATTTTAAATCTTTTTTAATTCCTATCTCTCTAGGGTGGAACGGGAAGGGTTATCTGTCTTTCTTTTTTAAGTTTTCCTATTATTTTTTTGATTTTTTTTATTTGATGTGTTAAATTACGTCACCCTTAGGAGAAGCCAATGCCTTATCGAAAACGGATCCAAATTAAAAAAGAGCTCGAGCCGATCGCAATTGATTCGCTTACTGAAAAAATCTGGGGCGCGTTTCTCAAAAAAAAGGCTTCTCTTTTGATTTTATCCGGTGGACTTGTTTTGTTTGCCATTGCGTTTTATACCTATACCTATATTTCCGCCCAAACCGAAAAAAAAGCAGAAGACATGGAGTTTGCCGCTTTTTCTGAATATTCAAAGAAAAACCGGATGACCGGCCCGGAACAGGAAAAGCAGACTAAGTCCGCCATTGATCTCTATCAAAAAATTCTATCGATCTATCCTAAAACAAAAAGCGCCGCCATTGCGGCCTTTTATGTGGGGAATTCCTATGTCGACCTCAAAGATTATGACAGGGGAATCGAGTTTTATAATAAGGCGTTGACTTTTCCGCTGGATGAGATGATGCGGGGGGTGGTCAATTTGCGTTTGGGTTACGCGTATTTGAATAAAAATGACAAAGAGCAGGCGCTGAAAATATTTGGTTTAGTCGAGAAAACCAAGCTGGCTAGAGACCAGGATGCGGCTTCCTATGAAATCGGCCAGATTTATGAAAGTCAAGGAAAGAAAAACGAAGCTCTGGCGCAATATGAGTCCCTGGTGAAAGCCTACCCGTCCTCTCCAATTGCCGCAGAAGCTTCTGCAAGAATTACGGCCCTTAAAGGCCCTCCAGCGGCACAAAACAACAATCCTTCTTCTTCTTTGAGTGTCGCCGCCGCGTCGACAACCGGGGTATCCGCGTCAAAAAAATAAAAAGACCCGCAGCCTGGGAAACGGAGTAAGGGCAGCTTAGCCGTCGATTGAGGTGTTTTTTAGAGGGAGCCTGATCAGCGTCCCTAATTTCAAGACGTGAATGTTATTGAATGTCAAAATGGAGGCAATTTTGATGTCATGCTTTTTTGAAAGGCTAAAAAGGGTATCTCCTTTTTTAACTTTGTAAAGGGTGTATCTTTTAGGGGTTTTACAGCCGGGGCATCCCTGGTAAGAGGCTCCCATTTTCAAATTCGCTTTAGCGGATGGCGAGATGGATTCGCCTGTTTGATCTGCTTTTCCCAACGGAATGATTAAAATTTGTCCTCTTCGGATTTTTTTCGTCGGTTCAATCCGATTTGTTTCCGCAAGGGCTTGAATCGGGATGCCGTAGCGTTTTGACAGGCTGAGTAAAGTTTCACCTCTTCTCACGCGGTGTTTTTGCTTCAACACCTTGGTATATTCAGGAATTTTCCTAAAGTTTTCTTCAAAAAGAGTTTTTGTCCCCTCGGGAATTCGAAGCGGATAATTGGGATAAAGGGGCGGAGTCATTCCTTTTTTCAGTTCCGGGTTGAGTTCCTTAATGACCTCGTATGAGGAATGGACAACCCGCGCAACGACTCTTAAATCCGTGGACCGGTCAATTAAGACCGTGTCAAATTTCATGGGCTCGTAATAAGCCATGGAAAAGCCATATTTTTCCGGATTTTTCGCGATAATGGTTGCCGCCATAAATTGGGGAACATAATTTTTGGTTTCAGGTCTTAAATAACGGGTTGAGGAAAGGTCCCAAAAATCTTCGGCTTTGGTTCGTGCCATGGCGCGAAGGACTCTCCCTTCACCCGCATTGTATGAGGCTAACGCGAGGGGCCAGGAGCCAAACATCGAATAAAGGTCTTTTAAGTACTTGGCGGCCGCAAAAGTTGATTTAATCGGGTCTCGCCTTTCATCCACCCACCTGTTTGTCTTTAATCCGTATTTTTTACCTGTTGCTTTCATAAACTGCCAGGGTCCTGCGGCCTTTGAACGGGAAAAGGCGTAAGGATTAAACCCGCTTTCAATTAAAGCTAAAAAAACAAGATCTTCAGGCAGATCAAAACTTTTAAAAACTTCCTTCATGACCGGCAGATAACGGCCAGAACGGGACAACCATAATTCAAAATGGGGTCGATTGCGTTTCTGGTAGTAATTAATGTACTCTTCTACCGTTTCGTTTCTCACGATAGGCATGTCATAAACGGGTTCGTCCGAATCTTTATCTTCAGAATCGTCTTCAAGATCACTCTCCTCCAACGGAGGAAGTTCCTGGCTGATTTGAGGCGCGGAATCTTCATTGGATGAAATTTGCGGGGGAGGAGCGGGTGCGATATTGTTTTTCAGGTCATCGCGGACTTGAGGATTAACCTCAGGACCTGCTTTGGAATCGACGGATGAAGGGGTGGATTGATCTGAACCCGGGGAGGGGGTGGATTGTTCAGGTGCGCTGCCCGTTGAATTTGAAGAAACACTGGCCGATGAACCGGTGGTCGTGTTTTTTCCGGAAGTGCCGGATAGCGGTGTGGAAATTAATGTGGTTTTTTGAACCGCACAGCCCCAGAATAAGCCGTTGATCAAGATCAAAAGGGTGCAGAATTGTTTCGTTCTTTTTATCATTATCATCCCTAAATGGTTTAGACACAGATTTTCGCTAGAATACTTGATTAAACAAATAAATGCAAGAGAGGATGCGGACAAACCGCCGCGCTTCCCTTGCTAAGGGTACTTCTAATTTTAAGTTTATCTCTTTATTTCTAACTGTCAAGTTAGGTTTCAATTTGGTAAACTGAAAAAATTCAACTATTTTTGATGAAAGGGCAGTCCATGCAAAGGCTTTTCTTTTTTATTCTATTTTTAGTCATGGTTGAACAAACTTCTCAGTTTTGTTTAGCGGCGGACTTGCCCGCAAAAGAAGGGAAGCGCCTTTCTTTAAAAGCGGCCGTTGACCTTGCGATGGGCCGGAATCCAAATGTAAAATCCTCGTCTAAAATTTATGAGTCGGCTAATGCTAAAGTGGGTGAGACCCGGTCGAACTTCTTTCCACAGCTGGAGTTGGACTTCACCTACACGCGCGCGACCTCCAATTTTGCGCCTCAACCGGGACTTGGCATTGGAGGAGGTCCCGGGGCCGGCGCTTCAAGCGACAATTCTTTTAATAACTACACTGCCAGTTTAAACTTAAGACAGCTTCTTTATGATTTTGGAAAACTTTCCTCGCAGGTTGAGTCGGTCGAAAAGCTTGCCCAATCGGCGAGTGTGGATCGAAAAACAACGACGGACAACCTGATATTAAATGTCAAACAATCCTATTATGGACTGCTTCAAAGCCAGCGGATTGTTGAAGTCAATGAGGAGACGGTTCGCCAGATGGAAAAACATCTGGAGCAGGCTGAAGGGTTTTACAAAGTGGGAAGCAAAGCCAAATTTGATGTTACGAAGGCCAGAGTGGACCTGACCAACGCGAAATTAAACTTAATCAAGGCAAAAAACAGCGTTAAAATCGCGCGGGTGACCCTGAATAACGCAATGGGGATGCCGGTTGATTTTCCGGTTGAACCGGAAGACTCCCTGGTTTTTAAAAAGGAGGAGATGGCATTTGAAGCGGCTCAGAAACTGGCCCTGGAGCATCGGCCGGAGCTCCTTTCGATCCGTTTAAAAAAAGAGTCGAGCTCTTATGCGCTTCAATCGTCCCGGCGGCAATATTTTCCTTCATTAACCGCGAATGGCGGGACCATTTACCGGAATCAGGAATTTCCCCTGATCTACAACTGGAACGTCGGCGCGACGCTGGCTTTTCCTTTTTTCAACGGTTTTCAGACCAAAAAACAGGTGGACGGAGCTCAGGCCAATCTGGAAGCGGTAACGGCTCAGGAAGAGATTCAGGTTCAAAATATCCTTCTTGAGGTTGAGCAGGCATTTTTAAATTTAACGGCCGCGGAGGAACAAATTGAAACAAGCGGCTTAATTGTGAAGCAGGCGGAAGAAAACCTTGATCTTGCGGAAGGGCGGTATCGGGCAGGGGTTGGGACGGCGATAGAAACCACCGACGCCGAGGTTTCGTTGACCAATGCGAAAACCAACGCCATTCAAACCTTATATAGCTACAATCTTGCGCAGGCTCAACTGGAAAAAGCCATTGGAATGGGGAGTCAGGAATGAAAAAAACAGGAGTTGGCCTCGTGATTCTTGGCATCCTGGCCGTTATCGGCTTTGGATTTTTCAGAAACAAAGAAACCGTGGCGCACTATAAGATAGAGAAAATTTCCCGCGGAGATATCGTATCGACGGTGACCGCGACCGGGACGAGCAACGCCGTCTCGACCATCCTTATTGGAACCCAGGTTTCAGGGACGATTAAACAAATTTATGTTGACTTCAATTCTCCCGTAAAGAAGAATCAATTGATCGCGCAAATTGATCCCGCGGTCTTCGAGGCGCAGGTAGAACAGGCGAGAGCCAACTTGCTTTCTGCCAGAGCCAACCTTGAAAAAGCGGAAGCGGCGATGATTGATTCCAGGAGGGTTCTGAAGAGGAACCAGGAACTCTTCTCAAAAAATCTCATAGCAAAAAGCGAACTCGAGACCTCCGAGACCAATGACAGCTTGGCACAGGCTCAGATCGGCGTAGCCAGGGCCCAGATTGCCCAGACCGGGGCGGCTTTAAGGCTGGCTGAGACGAATTTAAAATATACCCGGATCATATCTCCCGTCGATGGAATCGTGGTTTCAAGAAATGTCGACATGGGCCAGACGGTTGCGGCAAGTTTCCAAACGCCGACCCTCTTTAATATTGCCCAGGACTTAACCAAAATGCAGATCGACTGCAATATTTCGGAAGCCGACATCGGAAAGATCAAGGTATCCCAGCCGGTTGAATTTACGGTAGACGCTTATCCGGATGTGATTTTCAAGGGAAGCGTTTACGAAGTCAGAAACGCCCCAATCATTATTCAAAATGTCGTGACCTATGACGTCGTCGTAAAGGTGGATAATCCCGATCTTAAGCTTAAACCCGGCATGACCGCCAATGTTTCAATGATCATCTCCAATAAAAAAGGTGTTTTAAGAATTCCTAATGCCGCGTTGCGATTTGTCCCCTCGGATGGAAAAAAAGTTTTTGCTCGTGACAATTCAAGCAATGTGTGGATCCTGGATAATCAAAAACCAAAGCGAGTTCCGGTGAGTCCCGGAATGAGTGATGGAAATTTCACTGAGTTGATTTCCGGAGAGTTGAAAGAAGGGCAGGAAGTGATTGTTGAGAACCTGACAAAAACCAGGGCGAGGTCTTCTTCCGGTCCCAGGATGTTCTAAAATGGCGCTCATTGAAACACGAAACGTCGTGAAGGTCTACACGCTTGGTGAAACGAATGTTCGGGCCCTTGATCACATTTCTCTGCAAATTGACCCGGGAGAATTTATCTCCGTCATGGGTCCTTCGGGTTCAGGAAAATCGACCTTTATGAACGTGATAGGCTGCCTGGATAGGCCGGACAGCGGCCAGTACCTTCTGGAAGGGGTTGACGTGGGCCGGTTGAACAGGGATGAGCTGGCCGTCATCCGAAATAAAAAGATTGGATTTGTTTTTCAGGGGTTTAATCTTCTTTCCCGAACCTCTGCCCTTGAGAATGTCGAGTTGCCAATGCTTTATAACGGTTTTCCATCCAAAGAAAGACGGGAGCGGGCGATGAATGCCCTTGGCCGGGTAGGTCTTACGGGCCGTGAAAAACATACGCCAAACCAGCTGTCGGGCGGACAGCAGCAAAGAGTGGCCATTGCCAGGGCGCTTGTGAATGATGCCCCCATCATTCTGGCCGATGAACCGACAGGAAACCTGGATACCAGGACCAGTCAGGAGATTATGGAGGTGCTCGTCAAACTCAACACGACCTCGAAGATCACCATTGTGCTGGTCACCCATGAACCGGACATTGCCAAATACAGCCGGCGCGTGATTAAATTTCTTGACGGTCATATCGTCAGCGATCAGCCGGTAAAACCGTCATGATCAATATCCCTTCAACGATCAAAATTTCCCTCAAAGCGTTAAGGGGAAACAAAATGCGCTCAGCCCTGACGATGCTCGGAATCATTATTGGCGTAGGGGCCGTGATCACGATGCTTGCGGTAGGCACCGGGGCTCGCCAACAGATTGAAGAGCAAATTTCGAGCATGGGGAGCAATTTACTGATGGTCCTTCCGGGGGCGTCGACATCGGGCGGGGTGAGAATGGGTTCG
Above is a genomic segment from Nitrospirota bacterium containing:
- a CDS encoding tetratricopeptide repeat protein, whose protein sequence is MPYRKRIQIKKELEPIAIDSLTEKIWGAFLKKKASLLILSGGLVLFAIAFYTYTYISAQTEKKAEDMEFAAFSEYSKKNRMTGPEQEKQTKSAIDLYQKILSIYPKTKSAAIAAFYVGNSYVDLKDYDRGIEFYNKALTFPLDEMMRGVVNLRLGYAYLNKNDKEQALKIFGLVEKTKLARDQDAASYEIGQIYESQGKKNEALAQYESLVKAYPSSPIAAEASARITALKGPPAAQNNNPSSSLSVAAASTTGVSASKK
- a CDS encoding transglycosylase SLT domain-containing protein, which gives rise to MIKRTKQFCTLLILINGLFWGCAVQKTTLISTPLSGTSGKNTTTGSSASVSSNSTGSAPEQSTPSPGSDQSTPSSVDSKAGPEVNPQVRDDLKNNIAPAPPPQISSNEDSAPQISQELPPLEESDLEDDSEDKDSDEPVYDMPIVRNETVEEYINYYQKRNRPHFELWLSRSGRYLPVMKEVFKSFDLPEDLVFLALIESGFNPYAFSRSKAAGPWQFMKATGKKYGLKTNRWVDERRDPIKSTFAAAKYLKDLYSMFGSWPLALASYNAGEGRVLRAMARTKAEDFWDLSSTRYLRPETKNYVPQFMAATIIAKNPEKYGFSMAYYEPMKFDTVLIDRSTDLRVVARVVHSSYEVIKELNPELKKGMTPPLYPNYPLRIPEGTKTLFEENFRKIPEYTKVLKQKHRVRRGETLLSLSKRYGIPIQALAETNRIEPTKKIRRGQILIIPLGKADQTGESISPSAKANLKMGASYQGCPGCKTPKRYTLYKVKKGDTLFSLSKKHDIKIASILTFNNIHVLKLGTLIRLPLKNTSIDG
- a CDS encoding TolC family protein; protein product: MQRLFFFILFLVMVEQTSQFCLAADLPAKEGKRLSLKAAVDLAMGRNPNVKSSSKIYESANAKVGETRSNFFPQLELDFTYTRATSNFAPQPGLGIGGGPGAGASSDNSFNNYTASLNLRQLLYDFGKLSSQVESVEKLAQSASVDRKTTTDNLILNVKQSYYGLLQSQRIVEVNEETVRQMEKHLEQAEGFYKVGSKAKFDVTKARVDLTNAKLNLIKAKNSVKIARVTLNNAMGMPVDFPVEPEDSLVFKKEEMAFEAAQKLALEHRPELLSIRLKKESSSYALQSSRRQYFPSLTANGGTIYRNQEFPLIYNWNVGATLAFPFFNGFQTKKQVDGAQANLEAVTAQEEIQVQNILLEVEQAFLNLTAAEEQIETSGLIVKQAEENLDLAEGRYRAGVGTAIETTDAEVSLTNAKTNAIQTLYSYNLAQAQLEKAIGMGSQE
- a CDS encoding efflux RND transporter periplasmic adaptor subunit, which codes for MKKTGVGLVILGILAVIGFGFFRNKETVAHYKIEKISRGDIVSTVTATGTSNAVSTILIGTQVSGTIKQIYVDFNSPVKKNQLIAQIDPAVFEAQVEQARANLLSARANLEKAEAAMIDSRRVLKRNQELFSKNLIAKSELETSETNDSLAQAQIGVARAQIAQTGAALRLAETNLKYTRIISPVDGIVVSRNVDMGQTVAASFQTPTLFNIAQDLTKMQIDCNISEADIGKIKVSQPVEFTVDAYPDVIFKGSVYEVRNAPIIIQNVVTYDVVVKVDNPDLKLKPGMTANVSMIISNKKGVLRIPNAALRFVPSDGKKVFARDNSSNVWILDNQKPKRVPVSPGMSDGNFTELISGELKEGQEVIVENLTKTRARSSSGPRMF
- a CDS encoding ABC transporter ATP-binding protein, translating into MALIETRNVVKVYTLGETNVRALDHISLQIDPGEFISVMGPSGSGKSTFMNVIGCLDRPDSGQYLLEGVDVGRLNRDELAVIRNKKIGFVFQGFNLLSRTSALENVELPMLYNGFPSKERRERAMNALGRVGLTGREKHTPNQLSGGQQQRVAIARALVNDAPIILADEPTGNLDTRTSQEIMEVLVKLNTTSKITIVLVTHEPDIAKYSRRVIKFLDGHIVSDQPVKPS